The proteins below are encoded in one region of Castor canadensis chromosome 6, mCasCan1.hap1v2, whole genome shotgun sequence:
- the Kcna6 gene encoding potassium voltage-gated channel subfamily A member 6: MRSEKSLTLAAPGEVRGSEGEQQDAGEFPEAGGEGCCSSERLVINISGLRFETQLRTLSLFPDTLLGDPGRRVRFFDPLRNEYFFDRNRPSFDAILYYYQSGGRLRRPVNVPLDIFLEEIRFYQLGDEALAAFREDEGCLPEGGEDEKPLPSQPFQRQVWLLFEYPESSGPARGIAIVSVLVILISIVIFCLETLPQFRADGRGGTNDGGVSRVSPVSRGSQEEEEEEDDSYTFHPGIPHGGVGTGGSPSLSTLGGSFFTDPFFLVETLCIVWFTFELLVRFSACPSKPAFFRNIMNIIDLVAIFPYFITLGTELVQQQEQQSASGGGGQNGQQAMSLAILRVIRLVRVFRIFKLSRHSKGLQILGKTLQASMRELGLLIFFLFIGVILFSSAVYFAEADDDDSLFPSIPDAFWWAVVTMTTVGYGDMYPMTVGGKIVGSLCAIAGVLTIALPVPVIVSNFNYFYHRETDHEEQGQYTHVTCGQPTPDLKATDNGLGKPDFSEVPRERRPSYLPTPHRAFAEKRMLTEV, translated from the coding sequence ATGAGATCAGAGAAGTCCCTTACGCTGGCTGCGCCGGGGGAGGTCCGCGGGTCCGAGGGGGAGCAACAGGATGCGGGAGAGTTCCCGGAGGCCGGCGGCGAGGGCTGCTGTAGCAGCGAGCGGCTGGTGATCAACATCTCCGGGCTGCGCTTTGAGACGCAGCTGCGCACCTTGTCGCTGTTTCCCGACACGCTGCTTGGAGACCCCGGCCGCCGAGTCCGCTTCTTCGACCCCCTGAGGAACGAGTACTTCTTTGATCGTAACCGACCCAGCTTCGATGCCATCCTGTACTACTACCAGTCGGGGGGCCGCCTGCGGAGGCCTGTCAACGTGCCCCTGGACATCTTCCTGGAGGAGATCCGCTTTTACCAACTAGGGGACGAAGCCCTGGCCGCCTTCCGGGAGGACGAGGGCTGCCTGCCTGAAGGTGGCGAAGATGAGAAGCCACTACCCTCCCAGCCCTTCCAGCGCCAGGTCTGGCTTCTCTTCGAGTACCCGGAGAGCTCAGGGCCTGCCAGGGGCATCGCCATCGTCTCTGTGTTGGTCATCCTCATCTCCATCGTCATCTTTTGCTTGGAGACGTTGCCCCAGTTCCGCGCGGATGGGCGCGGTGGGACCAATGATGGTGGTGTGAGCAGAGTCTCCCCAGTCTCCAGGGGGagtcaggaggaagaggaggaggaagatgattCCTATACATTTCACCCTGGCATCCCCCATGGGGGAGTAGGGACAGGAGGCTCACCCTCACTCAGTACTCTTGGGGGCTCCTTCTTCACTGATCCCTTCTTTCTGGTGGAAACGCTTTGCATTGTATGGTTCACTTTCGAGCTGCTGGTGCGTTTCTCTGCCTGCCCCAGCAAGCCCGCCTTCTTTCGCAACATCATGAACATCATTGACTTGGTGGCCATCTTCCCCTACTTCATCACCCTGGGCACTGAGCTGGTGCAGCAACAGGAGCAGCAAAGTGCAAGTGGTGGGGGTGGCCAGAACGGGCAGCAGGCCATGTCCCTGGCTATCCTCAGGGTGATCCGCCTGGTGCGCGTGTTCCGGATCTTCAAGCTCTCCCGCCACTCCAAGGGGCTGCAGATTTTGGGCAAGACCTTGCAGGCGTCCATGAGGGAACTGGGGCTgctcatcttcttcctcttcatcgGAGTCATCCTCTTCTCCAGCGCCGTCTACTTTGCAGAGGCTGATGATGACGACTCACTCTTCCCTAGCATCCCAGATGCCTTCTGGTGGGCAGTGGTTACAATGACCACTGTAGGTTATGGGGATATGTATCCCATGACCGTGGGAGGTAAGATCGTGGGCTCTCTGTGTGCCATTGCTGGGGTCCTCACTATCGCCCTGCCGGTGCCAGTCATCGTCTCCAACTTCAACTACTTCTACCATCGGGAGACAGACCACGAGGAGCAAGGGCAGTATACACATGTCACTTGCGGGCAGCCCACACCAGACCTGAAAGCAACTGACAATGGACTTGGCAAGCCAGATTTCTCCGAGGTCCCCCGGGAACGGAGGCCTAGCTACCTTCCCACTCCACATCGGGCATTTGCTGAGAAAAGGATGCTCACAGAGGTTTGA